Proteins encoded in a region of the Tripterygium wilfordii isolate XIE 37 chromosome 21, ASM1340144v1, whole genome shotgun sequence genome:
- the LOC119989926 gene encoding endonuclease MutS2 isoform X1, translating to MQFCNQSISVNRPVIFFSKIWKPKSILCFSSSPESQSSPLALSKSLQLETLKILEWGSVCDQLSSFTSTSMGRSTAQSANVPFGRTLEESRKLLNQTAAAVAVMEVMQCEAEPLDLSAVVDVTEIVDSAVSGYLLTARELCAVRRTLRAARALFERLKEVAAAGIASSQRCNPLLEVLQSCNYQMELERKIGFCIDCNLFRILDRASEDLEIIRSERKRNMENLDSLLKGVAAQIFQAGGIDKPLITQRRSRMCVGVRASHKYLVPDGVILNVSSSGATYFMEPREAVELNNLDVRLSDSERIEEITILSLLTSEVAESEEEMKYMLDRVLEVDLAFARAAYAHWIKGVCPTLTAVSREDSNTTGSDHSLSVDIEGIQHPLLLGLSLSNSSDAMTSNYDVSAEFNAENSLTTSGNTTEIVSDFPVPIDFKVRRGTSVIVISGPNTGGKTVSMKTLGLASLMSKAGMYLPAKKHPRLPWFDLVLADIGDPQSLEQNLSTFSGHMLWICKILEVASKETLVLIDEIGTGTDPSEGVALSTSILQYLKDHVNLAIVTTHFSDLSCLKDKDKRFENAAMEFCHETLLPTYRILWGSIGDSNALSIAKSFGFDTKIIDRAKNWVERLSPENQQERKGQLYQSLLEERKKLEVQVQKAASLHEEIMDLYYEIQKEADDLDSREIALTAKETQLVQQELNTAKSQLEIVVHEFEDQLRTANAGQLNSLIGKSESAIASIVEAHCPRDNFPATETNVTYAPQVGEQVYVKGLGDKLATVVKAPEDEETVLVQYGKIKVRVKKSHIRAIPRSESSNATRSALHLKRRVQLRQKFQSTSEAKGGGDVYGPRVQTSKNTVDLRGMRVEEAALQLNIALTSRESHSVLFIIHGVGTGAVKGHALEILKSHPRVAKYEPESPMNYGCTVAYIK from the exons ATGCAGTTTTGCAATCAGTCCATCTCCGTCAACAGGCCTGTGATTTTCTTCTCCAAAATCTGGAAACCGAAATCCATCCTCTGTTTCTCCAGCTCGCCTGAGTCACAATCATCTCCACTCGCTCTCTCTAAATCCCTTCAACtcgaaaccctaaaaatcttaGAATGGGGCTCAGTCTGCGACCAACTCTCCTCCTTCACCTCGACCTCCATGGGCCGTTCCACTGCCCAAAGCGCCAATGTTCCTTTTGGCCGAACTCTGGAGGAGAGCCGGAAGCTTTTGAATCAGACTGCTGCGGCTGTCGCTGTGATGGAGGTGATGCAGTGTGAGGCTGAGCCACTGGACCTGTCAGCTGTCGTGGACGTAACAGAAATTGTGGATTCTGCTGTTTCCGGTTATTTGCTCACGGCGAGGGAGCTTTGTGCTGTGAGGCGGACCTTGAGAGCGGCTAGGGCACTGTTTGAGAGGTTGAAGGAGGTAGCTGCTGCTGGTATAGCAAGTTCCCAGAG GTGTAATCCTCTACTTGAAGTACTTCAGAGTTGCAATTATCAGATGGAGCTGGAGCGAAAAATAGGATTTTGCATAGACTGCAATCTTTTTAGAATCCTTGATAGAGCAAGTGAAGATTTGGAGATCATTAGGTCTGAAAGGAAGAGGAATATGGAAAATCTGGACTCTCTGTTGAAGGGAGTTGCAGCTCAGATTTTTCAGGCTGGGGGCATTGACAAACCTCTGATAACCCAGCGGCGTTCTAGGATGTGCGTTGGTGTTAGGGCTTCCCACAAATATTTGGTTCCAGATGGTGTAATTCTAAATGTTAGTAGTTCTGGTGCAACATACTTTATGGAACCCAGGGAGGCAGTGGAATTGAACAACTTGGATGTCAGGCTTTCCGACTCTGAGAGAATTGAGGAAATAACAATCTTGAGTTTGCTTACCTCAGAAGTAGCAGAAtcagaagaagaaatgaagtACATGCTAGATAGGGTTCTAGAAGTTGATCTTGCTTTTGCCAGAGCTGCTTATGCTCATTGGATCAAGGGAGTCTGTCCAACTTTAACTGCTGTTAGCCGTGAGGATTCAAATACTACTGGATCAGATCATTCTTTGTCAGTAGATATTGAAGGCATACAACATCCACTGCTCCTCGGGTTGTCTCTAAGCAATTCATCAGATGCCATGACGTCCAACTATGATGTATCAGCTGAATTTAATGCGGAAAACAGTCTAACAACATCAGGGAATACAACAGAAATTGTATCTGATTTTCCTGTGCCAATTGACTTCAAAGTTCGACGTGGAACAAGTGTGATTGTAATCTCAGGACCAAATACAGGAGGGAAAACTGTGTCCATGAAAACTCTTGGTTTGGCATCTCTAATGTCCAAAGCTGGCATGTATCTGCCTGCGAAGAAGCATCCAAGGCTTCCTTGGTTTGATCTTGTGCTGGCTGATATTGGAGATCCACAG TCTTTGGAACAAAATCTCTCAACTTTTAGTGGGCACATGTTGTGGATTTGTAAGATCTTGGAAGTGGCCTCAAAAGAAACACTTGTCCTCATTGATGAAATAGGCACTGGAACCGATCCTTCGGAAGGTGTTGCTCTTTCTACAAGCATATTGCAGTACCTCAAAGACCATGTTAACTTAGCCATTGTAACTACTCATTTTTCCGATTTAAGCTGCCTGAAAGATAAGGACAAACGATTTGAGAATGCAGCTATGGAATTTTGCCACGAAACCCTACTACCTACCTATCGGATCCTTTGGGGAAGTATTGGTGATTCAAACGCATTAAGTATTGCTAAATCATTTGGTTTTGATACCAAAATAATTGATCGTGCCAAAAATTGGGTGGAGAGGTTGAGTCCAGAAAATCAGCAGGAGCGGAAAGGTCAGTTGTATCAGTCGCTTTTggaggaaagaaagaaattggaagTTCAAGTTCAGAAAGCTGCATCTCTTCATGAAGAAATAATGGATCTTTATTATGAG ATTCAAAAGGAGGCCGATGATCTTGATAGCCGTGAGATCGCTTTGACGGCAAAGGAAACTCAACTGGTCCAACAAGAATTGAATACTGCAAAATCACAGTTAGAAATTGTAGTACATGAGTTTGAAGATCAGCTTAGAACCGCCAATGCTGGTCAACTTAATTCACTGATTGGGAAATCAGAGTCTGCCATCGCATCCATAGTTGAAGCTCATTGTCCTCGTGACAATTTCCCTGCCACTGAAACTAATGTAACATATGCTCCACAAGTTGGAGAGCAAGTCTATGTGAAGGGACTGGGAGATAAGTTAGCTACTGTGGTCAAAGCACCTGAGGATGAAGAGACTGTCTTAGTTCAATATGGTAAGATAAAGGTCCGAGTAAAGAAAAGTCATATTAGAGCTATTCCACGTAGCGAAAGCAGTAATGCGACCCGCTCGGCCCTACATTTGAAGAGACGG GTACAACTGAGACAAAAATTCCAAAGTACTTCAGAGGCCAAAGGTGGTGGTGATGTTTATGGCCCTCGGGTGCAAACATCAAAGAATACTGTAGATCTAAGGGGTATGAGAGTTGAAGAAGCTGCTCTCCAGCTGAACATAGCTCTCACTTCCAGAGAATCGCATTCAGTTCTCTTCATTATACATGGGGTGGGCACTGGTGCTGTAAAAGGTCATGCACTGGAGATTTTAAAGAGCCATCCGCGTGTTGCTAAGTATGAACCTGAAAGCCCAATGAATTATGGTTGTACAGTTGCATATATCAAATAG
- the LOC119989926 gene encoding endonuclease MutS2 isoform X2: MELERKIGFCIDCNLFRILDRASEDLEIIRSERKRNMENLDSLLKGVAAQIFQAGGIDKPLITQRRSRMCVGVRASHKYLVPDGVILNVSSSGATYFMEPREAVELNNLDVRLSDSERIEEITILSLLTSEVAESEEEMKYMLDRVLEVDLAFARAAYAHWIKGVCPTLTAVSREDSNTTGSDHSLSVDIEGIQHPLLLGLSLSNSSDAMTSNYDVSAEFNAENSLTTSGNTTEIVSDFPVPIDFKVRRGTSVIVISGPNTGGKTVSMKTLGLASLMSKAGMYLPAKKHPRLPWFDLVLADIGDPQSLEQNLSTFSGHMLWICKILEVASKETLVLIDEIGTGTDPSEGVALSTSILQYLKDHVNLAIVTTHFSDLSCLKDKDKRFENAAMEFCHETLLPTYRILWGSIGDSNALSIAKSFGFDTKIIDRAKNWVERLSPENQQERKGQLYQSLLEERKKLEVQVQKAASLHEEIMDLYYEIQKEADDLDSREIALTAKETQLVQQELNTAKSQLEIVVHEFEDQLRTANAGQLNSLIGKSESAIASIVEAHCPRDNFPATETNVTYAPQVGEQVYVKGLGDKLATVVKAPEDEETVLVQYGKIKVRVKKSHIRAIPRSESSNATRSALHLKRRVQLRQKFQSTSEAKGGGDVYGPRVQTSKNTVDLRGMRVEEAALQLNIALTSRESHSVLFIIHGVGTGAVKGHALEILKSHPRVAKYEPESPMNYGCTVAYIK; this comes from the exons ATGGAGCTGGAGCGAAAAATAGGATTTTGCATAGACTGCAATCTTTTTAGAATCCTTGATAGAGCAAGTGAAGATTTGGAGATCATTAGGTCTGAAAGGAAGAGGAATATGGAAAATCTGGACTCTCTGTTGAAGGGAGTTGCAGCTCAGATTTTTCAGGCTGGGGGCATTGACAAACCTCTGATAACCCAGCGGCGTTCTAGGATGTGCGTTGGTGTTAGGGCTTCCCACAAATATTTGGTTCCAGATGGTGTAATTCTAAATGTTAGTAGTTCTGGTGCAACATACTTTATGGAACCCAGGGAGGCAGTGGAATTGAACAACTTGGATGTCAGGCTTTCCGACTCTGAGAGAATTGAGGAAATAACAATCTTGAGTTTGCTTACCTCAGAAGTAGCAGAAtcagaagaagaaatgaagtACATGCTAGATAGGGTTCTAGAAGTTGATCTTGCTTTTGCCAGAGCTGCTTATGCTCATTGGATCAAGGGAGTCTGTCCAACTTTAACTGCTGTTAGCCGTGAGGATTCAAATACTACTGGATCAGATCATTCTTTGTCAGTAGATATTGAAGGCATACAACATCCACTGCTCCTCGGGTTGTCTCTAAGCAATTCATCAGATGCCATGACGTCCAACTATGATGTATCAGCTGAATTTAATGCGGAAAACAGTCTAACAACATCAGGGAATACAACAGAAATTGTATCTGATTTTCCTGTGCCAATTGACTTCAAAGTTCGACGTGGAACAAGTGTGATTGTAATCTCAGGACCAAATACAGGAGGGAAAACTGTGTCCATGAAAACTCTTGGTTTGGCATCTCTAATGTCCAAAGCTGGCATGTATCTGCCTGCGAAGAAGCATCCAAGGCTTCCTTGGTTTGATCTTGTGCTGGCTGATATTGGAGATCCACAG TCTTTGGAACAAAATCTCTCAACTTTTAGTGGGCACATGTTGTGGATTTGTAAGATCTTGGAAGTGGCCTCAAAAGAAACACTTGTCCTCATTGATGAAATAGGCACTGGAACCGATCCTTCGGAAGGTGTTGCTCTTTCTACAAGCATATTGCAGTACCTCAAAGACCATGTTAACTTAGCCATTGTAACTACTCATTTTTCCGATTTAAGCTGCCTGAAAGATAAGGACAAACGATTTGAGAATGCAGCTATGGAATTTTGCCACGAAACCCTACTACCTACCTATCGGATCCTTTGGGGAAGTATTGGTGATTCAAACGCATTAAGTATTGCTAAATCATTTGGTTTTGATACCAAAATAATTGATCGTGCCAAAAATTGGGTGGAGAGGTTGAGTCCAGAAAATCAGCAGGAGCGGAAAGGTCAGTTGTATCAGTCGCTTTTggaggaaagaaagaaattggaagTTCAAGTTCAGAAAGCTGCATCTCTTCATGAAGAAATAATGGATCTTTATTATGAG ATTCAAAAGGAGGCCGATGATCTTGATAGCCGTGAGATCGCTTTGACGGCAAAGGAAACTCAACTGGTCCAACAAGAATTGAATACTGCAAAATCACAGTTAGAAATTGTAGTACATGAGTTTGAAGATCAGCTTAGAACCGCCAATGCTGGTCAACTTAATTCACTGATTGGGAAATCAGAGTCTGCCATCGCATCCATAGTTGAAGCTCATTGTCCTCGTGACAATTTCCCTGCCACTGAAACTAATGTAACATATGCTCCACAAGTTGGAGAGCAAGTCTATGTGAAGGGACTGGGAGATAAGTTAGCTACTGTGGTCAAAGCACCTGAGGATGAAGAGACTGTCTTAGTTCAATATGGTAAGATAAAGGTCCGAGTAAAGAAAAGTCATATTAGAGCTATTCCACGTAGCGAAAGCAGTAATGCGACCCGCTCGGCCCTACATTTGAAGAGACGG GTACAACTGAGACAAAAATTCCAAAGTACTTCAGAGGCCAAAGGTGGTGGTGATGTTTATGGCCCTCGGGTGCAAACATCAAAGAATACTGTAGATCTAAGGGGTATGAGAGTTGAAGAAGCTGCTCTCCAGCTGAACATAGCTCTCACTTCCAGAGAATCGCATTCAGTTCTCTTCATTATACATGGGGTGGGCACTGGTGCTGTAAAAGGTCATGCACTGGAGATTTTAAAGAGCCATCCGCGTGTTGCTAAGTATGAACCTGAAAGCCCAATGAATTATGGTTGTACAGTTGCATATATCAAATAG